The sequence below is a genomic window from Pygocentrus nattereri isolate fPygNat1 chromosome 16, fPygNat1.pri, whole genome shotgun sequence.
ttgacgtaatgaaacaacacattttttttctcacttctcctgtaaagttaccattttggagataagagcttttcttctgacaacagccatTCATTCCATAGTGGTGAAGAGgaagctgagccataaggcaattacatcctgaccctcacttATGGTTGTTGTGTCTGCATTGTTTTTACAGCTGTAGAGCATTTTGGGTATAAACTGAGCTACCGTGCATGTTTCTGCAGAGAGGTGTATGAAGAGTTTTGAAAACGTGAACTTGGCAAAAAAACATGCTTCTTAGCGATTGTTGTgcttctgaagaaaaaaaaacagaaacagaggaatGTTGACAGATGAGTTTGAACACCATGATAAAAACAAGCAGACAGTGAACAGAACTGAAAGGAATCTTCTGTCTGGAAAAGCTTGCTTTTAGGGTTGTTTAAGTCTCTCACTGAATGGCCAGATAGGTGATATAGTTATATGTAACAAGGAATTATGGAATTAgtgtttacattgtatgtaaatttcatgatgaatggactgaaaggaACGGCCCAGAATTAGTTGGAAATAAgtgtggttccattgacttaatgAAAgaaagattgtttttttttcacttctcctgtaaagttaccattttggagataagagcttttcttctgacaaaGAAACTACATTGTAACAATTACAAAGGTGGAACACTTGTACAGGACATGACTCTGGTTTAACAAATTCAGGTTTAACAAAGATTTTCTTAAATACCCCCTTTATAAACCCAATATCCGACTGAAAGTATTAATCAAAGATTCTATGACATCTTCCATTAATCATCCACACATCTATAGTGAGCATGTGATTCATGCTTATTAGGACAATAGCTCGCTAGAAGAACTCCTTAGAgtactttttaaacaaaattacatGGAATTTAAACAAGTTATATTCATATGTTCACCAGATTAAATGTGATACTGCGACAAGtgactgtccaccactgctcctAAAGATTGACCAGCCAGTTTAGTTTCTAATCTAACACATCTGGACCTGCATTCCTAAAGCTTCTCGGAGTGCAAGTGCTGATATAGGACCAGATTCTTCTCTTACTTACAATGATTTCCTGACAGGAAAATGATCCTACATCATCACTCTTAACTCTACAAACTCTGATCTAGTTAAACAAGGCCTTCAGTACCATCTCAATATTGGAACCATGTGTAAGAACTAAGCCAGGCATAGTAGTAGGCCAACAGCAGTGGTCAGCAACCATGATTCTGGAGATGTACTTTCTTGCCGAGTCTAGTTCCAGCCACACTCTGCCAAACATGCTATTAACTTCTTCAGAAATCCTTgtttggctggatcagatgcactGGCACCAGGAATCAAGCTAGTTGCAGGTCAGAACTAAACTCTGTATAaaaaagtagatctccaggatgaGGTTTGGTGACAAAGCCATACAGTATGAACAGCACTCAATGTGCATTTCAAATAACTTTTCCACAACAGCCAGAAACGACCTAATTCAGGCACAGGTACAAGCTGTAAAGGATTCAATTGACTAATATTTTGTGTTCTGTGTGGGCTCTCGATAATAAACAAGTATTTTCTGAAtgctttttcttcctctcctttGAATTTCAGTCTGTACTGTGCTGTCAACTGTTGTAGTGCTGTCTGACAACAGTACAACTGTTGAACCGGCAAACTACTGCAAAAAATTGGTATAGTGGAGATTCTGTGCAGAGCTCTGTATGTCTTTGGAAATCTGCAGCTCTTGATTAGTCCTCTCTCAGATAGGCTTCTGGAATTTCCTCCTCTTCTTGAGTTGCTGAGGTGAGAGAAGTCTGAAGCCTCTCACTGTCTTCTGCCTTGCTGTTTTTcagctctttctctgtctcacgtGATCGCTGTCGAACCTGCTCTACTTGAGACTGTGCCATCTGTAGGTTAGTCTGGGCTGCGGCTGAAGACTGGTCTGCTcctaaagcaaagaaaacaaaattaagATTACATGGAGAATCTAAAATGTGCTAATATTTTCCCACATGAACAACAATTAATTGAACCCATTTACTTTCACCAAAGAAATATGACACTAGGAAAACTCTAGTTCTCCATTCTTTACAATACATAAAGTATGCCCCACTCCTGTTGCTTTTTAATCCACCAATAAACCCACCAAAGAAGACTGTAGGTTTAGTAcaaaatcaaatattaaaaaaaaatatgaatgctGTAGCACTCCCAGATTTCAAAGCACAGCCAACCATGTGCCTTCTGTAAGTTTGTAGGGTAGAGTATGCATTTTTGTTTcgtttaatttatttatgttccGAATCTGCAGTTGCTATgcactgttaaagttttaaatgaaGCACATCATTTCCCTGCCAACTGCTGGCTGCTCTGGGACCATTGAGCATGTTGCTAAAACACAAGCAGGAGCTGTTGGCTATTTCTGTGCCCTGAAGAGacctaattttgtttaaaagctTAAATATTGTAATAACCTCCCACTAGACATGCACTTGTAGCTTGACCATGCGTTCGAAAGAAGCATTTCtcacactgtttatttgcataaaTTTCATCCAGTCAGCAGGATGTGCATCAATTGCGGTTACAGTGTTGGTTACCTGTGTACAGCTGTATTCTGTTGTCTTACTCCAAACAATTTAattgaaaaagtaaaacaataaataaataaaataaaaataaaaaaataacaaaaaaaaacccataataTTTAGTGTGACATCAGTCTTTGTCATGTATATGCTTcataaaaaacttaaaataccTTCCCATGTCCCCGCATATATATGCACTGAATAACCTGATTATCTGGGTGAAATCCATGTCTGCCATTAATCTCGGCTTTATAATGTCATCATGGTATGCTGTTTGCATGGCCGATGAATAATCTGCTACCTACCAAAATCATTTGGTTATTGTATAGCTAGTGTGCATGTAATTACAATTCAATGTGTTCACTGTGTTAGTAACTGCAAAATGTTTTACCCGCATTAAAAGCAGCTTCCATAGCCAGCTCTGAGAGGTCAACTGCAGTCAACCAGCTTGTTTCGAATTTCTTCCAGTCATTCCTTCGGGCAATGATCTAATCAAATTTGAAACTTTAATTCAGGTTAAAAGAATAAATCAGGTGTAGCTGGAACACACGCACATCCGATAACTCAGTAAGggacaaagaaaacacaagacAAATGTTTTGAAGATAAATTGTGACTTAAAATACCAACTGATATTGTTCTTGACCTTTGTTGactattttgaatgtttttacctCCTGGCGCTTGGAGACTATCATCTGCCATATTGTGTTTTCCTGTGTAGGGTTCAGCTTGTTGATATTGGCAACATAACTTCTGTGAAGAGTTATCAGGGTATGTACTGCCTGGAAAATGAAAGTACACACAAGACATGTCTCTGTTCATCCACATTAATAAGTGATGTAACCTCATTCTGACAAATACTGAAAGTGATATGCATGGAACACCCAGTTTAAATCCTCAAAGCACCAGCTTAAAGAGATTGTGTGTTGGCACAGAAGTACTTACATTGATATACTCATTGAGGGAGTCCACTAGTGCCAGAGTGGTTTGAGAGAGGTAAGTGTTGGCACTGTCAGTCACCAGAGACGATGCTCTGCGGATCAAGGCCTCATGTGATACAGTGTCCTGTACAGTAACACAATATTGATTGAAAAGAGTATGTTTGGACAGACTGTCCTATATCAGAGTCTGGTTTCTTGACCACAACAATTTCAGTTAGAACGTGAATAGAATTTGTtcaaaagattttattctatttcttgtattttaagTGTTAAAAAACTTCTACTCTAATTAAACACTACATTGACTGGCTCACAGGTTCGGCTCAGAAAATTTTTAATTTCAAAAGACTGCAAAATAGCATGTCCCTGTAAAAAACACATATGATAAAACAGCATAATTGAGCTATAAATGCTGCAGAGATAGATGGGGTGCACACAGATGCCCTTTTTTTATCACTCACAGTGGGTCTCCAAAGGAGGGCTTATGAAAGCCCATTGAAATACTGGGGGGCATATGTACAGTATAGTTTGAAATTTCAATACACTTgtttaatgttaattttttaGACTTTTCAATACTGTATCAAGTGTTTCGCGCTCTAATATCAGTATTTTCTATCAACACAGTATTAtacattgttagaaataaaggtccagtgcaggtacatttctcattcatcaaataatgtaaatgttcccaactgtgtacattaaatgttttttccccccagtggaaaaatacatatttgtatctttttataaactaatgttttaaaacagaacaataaaataaaaagcctggagaggagacgaggtgtgtggagtcaatacaactataaataatataatttcagtggattatggtacaattatgttccctgactaaaggtactgagatgtacccttgaggttaccaccccagtgactggATGGTGAGTGCCCCAGTGACTGGAGACTGCCATATTGTGTTTTCCTGTGTACGGTTCAGCTTGTTGATATTGGCAACATAAATTCTGTGAAGAGTTATCAGGGTATGTACTGCCTGGAAAGTGAAAGTACACACAAGACATGTCTATGTTCATGCCAATGTCTCTGTTCATGCCAATGTCATGCATATGTTCAGTATAGTTTGAAATTTCAATACActtatttaatgttaattttcaatACTGTATCAAAAATGTTTCGCCCTGTACTATCAGTATTTTCTATCAACACAGTATTatatactgttagaaataaaggtccaGTGCAGGTACCTTTCTCATGTACCTATGAGAAATAAGCTGAACCCTACACAGATAAACACAATATGGCAGATGATAGTCTCCAGTCACTGGGGCAGTCACCATctggtcactggggtggtaccctcaagggtacgtctcagtacctttagtcagatggtgactgccccagtgacaatttcataccttttttttgagagtgtacagTATTTTTAAACAACTAGTAGCACCAAGAACCAGCATTTTGTGTTGTCCTTCACGATTCCGAAAAATGTCTAATAACACTGCAATCATGAAAACTTTTCAAACCTGCACAAAGGGGACAGCACAGAGGCCACCTGAGACACTTAAAGAAATCCAGTTCCTCTTAATTAATGAAGGCAGCCTGCCAAGCATGTGGCGTGTTCTGTTGGTGGTGCTCAGCACGCTTGCTGCGAAgctgtaaatgaaaaacaacaatattttACTCTCAGTTCATGTTCTAGTTAGTCAAACAACATAAATGATTAGAGTGAGAACATCTATAATTACAGAGCAGAGTTTCTCTGAGATGTCTGATCACATATATAGACAGAGGTTATACGCTAAACCCTGTAAGACATTTCTATTAGTAATTTAATGTTTAAGTCGTGATCAGAGTTAACATATAGCTAAGTAAACTTTTGATggattttcaaatgataatacTGGCACTTATACTTAAGTATATCTGAGAAgaatctacatttacatttttagctCTTcacatttagttgttttttgcAGGTTTTTGTTGGTTCAGCCCCTGCTTTGCTTTGTGATTAGTCATCCCTCTCACTTAGAAGCTTTATTATAGACATAAAACAGGAAGAATATCATCTAACAAACCTCAGCTTCTGCCTGTGCTGTTAAATGCTGGATATACTGACGCatgaagttccactgcagttacTGTAAGTTACTTACTCAACACAGTTCTTTGACCTGCTACCTTTGTACTCTACTCAAGCTGATTATAGATGGTAGTACTTGATTGTAGTACTTCAGTACTTCAAATGGTAGTACTTCAGTTATTACATTGCTGAAGTAGCAACACTTTCACCTGAATAACGTATACCTTCAGGTAGCTGACTGCTCAGCGCTGGGAGGTTACGCTATAATACACTGACAAgtcatattcatatatattgtggtgtgtgtaataaataagGAACACTGAGtcaaaaagcacagaaaaatgATTCTAAATTCGTTCATAAATGACTGTTAACAGATATTGCAGTTACAAAACAAAGTTAGGAGCTTGATCCGAGACCTGTATTAAAACAATACTAACATAAACAGGAAGTAACGTCAAGTCAAATGAACGACTAGATTTAAAGGCAAACGGCCGTACACGTATGGCATATTTCTGACGTTGACACAGCATTATATACGTTTttaacatatatacatattttttacaGCACACACAGATCTCCCACTGTAATAAATGAATGACAAACACATACCATCCGAGAGCAAATGCCTTTCTCCTGAACAGCGCCATGCTGCCTGTACAAAACAGACAACCGAACCGTGGAGTGCGCCCCTTGCGGCGTAGAAGTGCAATCGCTGTTCGGATGAAATATCGGATGGTTGCAGCATTCCTAAACAATTCAGTTTTCTATTTCATTTCTAACCTACAAATGCGGTGTCATTTATGACCTACCCTCTCGTGAATAGAACTGAGTGAGATTTAATACTTGGCTGATTTGATCTTTGTCATGAAAGCATTTCGTATTGAAGTCACCACTGTCCACCGCTGTAAAGGCTTACGTTTTACACGAAGCATTCACGagaaacacacatttaacaTTGAGTACTTATTACATATTTCTATGGTCTATATGAAATACTGACTCTTTTTTGTGATGATAGGTGAATAATAATAGGCCAATAATAATAAGAGGCTCTTATTATCTTGTATCGTAAactgattttttaaacttttggcataattcaatggttgaaatgtaagcaaagtcattcagagtgattaaAATGGTTTATTGTGGAGAAGCTTACCGACTCAGATCTCTTCAGTGTTAGTaacaggaaccagaggtcagGGAACCTCCGACATACACTATGgccacctacacattacacctacaggaggtttatgacatcccattctaaattacacagctatagcagcttcaactcttctaagAAGCTttgattttggagtgtgtctatgggaatttttgtccattcacccagaagagcatttatgaggtcagacgctgatgtttgACGAGAGGGCTTGGCTCGCAATCTCCGTTTTAtttaatcccaaaggtgttttattgGGTTAAGGTCAGGCCTCtgagcaggccagtcaagttcttccacaccaaactcacccaccttgctttgtgctctgGGGCTCAGctatgctggaacagaaaaaagccttccccaaactgttcccacaaagttggaaacatacaattgtccaaaatgtcttggtctgctgaagcaatAAGATGTCACTACACTGGACATAAGGCCCCTAGGTGAACCCCTGACAAATAACCTCACCACACTATCCCAAAcatacatcttctaagccacttatccttctgggttgcagggggaaACTGGAGCCTATaccaccagtccattgcagggtacacagacagacatatacattcaaacacacacactcacacctagaggcaatttagcatgtccaatcaaaCTGATTGcatggactgtgggaggaaacccacgcagacacggggagaacatgcaaactccacacataaaggaccctggttgcccggccagggaatcaaacccaggtccTTCTTGCTGTAAGGTGACAGTACTACCCACTGCATCACTGTGCCACCTCATTAGCCCTcttccaccaaacattacaatTTTCACAGTGcaatcaggcaggtaacattttCTTGGCATTAACCAAACCTGGATTCCTCCattgtcactccacagaatacacttccactgctttagagtccaTTTGCagtttacaccactccatctgatgtttggcattgtgcattcTGATCTTAGGTTTGTGTGTAGTTGCTTGGCCACGGAAACCCATTTTGTGAGGCTACTAACacacagttcttttgctgatgttgcttccagaggcaatttgaAACTCTTTAGTGAGTGACTCAAGATAGGATAGGCACTGTGCATTTTAGCACTCAGTGGCCCTActttgtgagtttgcatggtctactgcttcatcactgagctgttgttgttcctggttgcttccatttcacaaaaatagcacttacagttgacaggggcagatctagtacagcagaaatttcacaaagtgacttgtggcagaggtggcatcctatgataATGCCATGTTTacaagtcactgagctcattcATACTTCTAGAgtttgtctattgagactgcaaggctatgagGTTAATTTTGCCCacttgttagcaatgggtgtggcggAAACACCCGAACTCAATAATTATTagaggtgtcccaatacttctgtccatatagtgtattttataaGCTATTTTATTATGGCTTCCACCAAAGGCCTTGCTACCATGAGAAGCTTGAAAGTGGCTCTTGGGACACAAATGTAGTGTCAGCTAAGAAGAACAACGTTGTGCATATTGACAAATGCTCTTGTATTTTGAACAGGCATTTCAATCAGCAGTtcctgaacacaaaacacaggaaagaGTTACATGACATCTGAGGACGGTGAACACTTCTAACCACTAGTTACATTACAAAGCCCACTATGCTTGGACACCATTACTGTAATTAACACAACTAATAACCAACAACATAACAACAGAGCAATAACGACAAAAAATGTCCCTTTTACCCTTTTTCTGCTAAATACTTTTTTAGGTTTAAAGCTGTCTGGAAGCTGTCACTATTATTGTATGGTGTTTATCACATCCACTCTAATGACAGGATTACATGTCAGATTCAGAGAGATTTTACTAAATTGAGAAGATCTGCTTTCAGCTACAATGCACAAGCAAGTTGGAATACACTACAAGAAAATTCTAAAGCTttgctcactggtgtcacttgACTTTAAATCACTAACTACCTCCATTCAGCATGCAACTGCTTTACTGCACCTGCTTTATTTTCTGTCaatgttattaaataattttgtttctaCGTTTTTTTTCTTATCGCTTATCATCTTACTTGGTGTAACAAAACAGAACCAGCCAGGCTTTTgcagtaaaaagaagaaatgggttTTTACTTGTAAAGGATTTCACAATACTCATAGTCAGTAAACAGTGGTGATCAAATCCAAAAAGGCCAAAATACAGAGAATGGCAAACATAACAAAATGATATCAGGCAACCAGATCCAAAAGGGCAAAGACAAAAAGGCAAAATCAAGAAGTCAAAAATGATgttcaggaaaacacaaaggCAATATCACAGACAGAAATGCTCAGTAGCTTTACAGCGAGAAGCAACTCCTTGCAAAAAACCTATACTAAAGCCCAGGCCTAAATACTAAGGTAGATCTAGGTTAGTGAATGGTGATGTGATCTCTCAAAGAGGGATGGGATGGACAGTTGGTTATTACTTTTAATTagttttcattatatatatatacaccacaacaatatagaaatgaaacgtggatataacttaaagtagtcagtgtacagcttgtatagcagtacagatttactgtcctctgaaaataactcaacacacagccattaatgtctaaatagctggcaacacaagtgagtacacctcacagtgagcaTGTCCAAATgtccaattgtgtcgttgtcccttcctggtgtcatgtgacttatTAGAGTTActaggttccaggtgtgaatggggagcagggctgttaactTTGATGTTTTGAGTACAATTCGTGCATACTGggcactggatattcaacatggcacctcatttcattttaacaaccaatttaacattttttcaaCCCCTGTTTAACTTGCATTACATTGTACATTATATTCCAATATATCTCAATATATTTCCAAGTCAAAACAAAGGTTGATAGTTTAATTAAACTCACACTCCAGTTCAAAATAATGAGGATTGTATTAGCAGTCAGGTagcttttgtgtgcatcattAGAGTAGAACAGTTACGAAAACAGTTGCATTTACAAAATGGGGAACATTCATTTCATCGGCTTAGTTGTGGATGACAACAGGCACAAAAGCAGCAGGGGTGCTATATGAGACTGGACCACAGTGTGAGAGTGATAACCGGCCTTTCTCTTGGCAAAACCATGCCATGCCACTGCTCAAGCACAGAAACTAAGGCATGATCGAGCCATTACTTTCAGCAGCTCCAAACTTTGCATATTATGAGGTGATTGACATGTGGTCTTATTTTAAGCACAGCACTTGTTCCAAAACAATGACAAAGGCAAATCAGACAAGCAAACAAGAAAAGCTAAATAATTAATGAGATTGGTCCTGGAGGCTTTTTTAACTTCACCCTGGAGATTCGGGGTCATGAAAGACAAGAAG
It includes:
- the diablob gene encoding diablo, IAP-binding mitochondrial protein b, producing MALFRRKAFALGCFAASVLSTTNRTRHMLGRLPSLIKRNWISLSVSGGLCAVPFVQDTVSHEALIRRASSLVTDSANTYLSQTTLALVDSLNEYINAVHTLITLHRSYVANINKLNPTQENTIWQMIVSKRQEIIARRNDWKKFETSWLTAVDLSELAMEAAFNAGADQSSAAAQTNLQMAQSQVEQVRQRSRETEKELKNSKAEDSERLQTSLTSATQEEEEIPEAYLRED